From Tripterygium wilfordii isolate XIE 37 chromosome 16, ASM1340144v1, whole genome shotgun sequence, one genomic window encodes:
- the LOC119980551 gene encoding nuclear pore complex protein NUP98A-like isoform X3, whose product MFGSNTPFGQSSTSPFGTQSVFGQNSGASNNPFAPKPFGSTTPFGSQTGSSIFGGTSTGVFGPTQSSSPFSSTTAFGASSSPFSTPAFGASSTPAFGSSSASFGGSSVFGQKPAFGGFGSAAQTTPFGSATQQSQPTFGSSVFGSSSPFGASSQGAFGATSSPGFGTTSTPAFGAASTPAFGATSTPAFGATSTPAFGSTSTPAFGSTGSAFGVSNSPMFGSGGAFGASSSPAFGSPGTPAFGASGTPAFGAPGAPAFGASSTPAFGASGTPAFGASGTPAFGAPGTPAFGASGTPAFGASGTPAFGASSTPAFGASSTPSFSFGSSPAFGQSASAFGSSPFGTATAPYGAQSSPFGTQATTSAFGSSTFVQSAGGTPRVGSRVAPYTPTTETDSSGTQPAGKLESISAMPVYKDKSHEELRWEDYQVGDKGGPLPAGQPAAGVGFGALAPQSSPFASSSTFGQTSANPFSSSTSSNLFASKPPGFGGQGFGSSSTPAFGSSPFGPSSSPNPFSTTSSVFGTTATSVFGSGPSPSVFGSSSSSTFGSSPSIFGSTSQTPSIFGSTSQATTPGFGSSINFGNTQTSPLFPSITPSLGQTGSAFGQSTTPSFGQSTAPSFGQQGGFGSSGFGGSFFASAPSMIPSSSPMGFGQTTPSISTPFQPAQPAPTAGAFGFSNFGQTRAANASGFGGTSNLFGQSNLGQFSATQGSTVMQPAPITNPFGTLPAMPQMSIGQAGAAPSVRYGISTMPVVEKPAPVRISSLLTSRHLSQRRIRWPARKYQSKNDGPKVPFFDDDEETASTPKADAFLIPRENPRALVIRPIDQWPSRSNAEKASPLKDRSTPVHENDNPVEDGIVKEQVYRTVNQKPNGVHDDHSVQKEDAYTTLSGHRAGEAAIVYEHGADIEALMPKLRRSDYYTEPRIQELAAKERAKPGFCRHVKDFAVGRHGYGSIKFLGETDVRRLDLEALIQFNNREVIVYMDESKKPPVGQGLNKPAEITLLNIKCFEKKTGQQYIEGPKIEKYKEMLRRKAEDQGAEFVSYDAKKGEWKFRVNHFSTYKLDDDGDDWCTQTTSVC is encoded by the exons ATGTTTGGTTCGAATACCC CTTTTGGGCAGTCATCTACTAGCCCATTCGGGACGCAGTCCGTCTTTGGGCAAAACAGTGGTGCGAGTAATAATCCTTTTGCTCCCAAACCTTTTGGCAGCACAACACCATTTGGTTCACAAACAGGTAGTTCCATTTTTGGGGGCACTTCAACTGGTGTGTTTGGGCCTACCCAATCTTCTTCACCCTTCTCTTCGACAACGGCATTTGGTGCTTCATCTTCTCCCTTTTCAACACCTGCTTTTGGAGCTTCTTCTACCCCGGCTTTTGGTAGTTCATCGGCATCCTTTGGTG GATCTTCTGTTTTTGGTCAGAAGCCTGCTTTTGGTGGTTTTGGCTCTGCTGCTCAAACAACTCCTTTTGGAAGCGCAACCCAGCAGTCTCAGCCTACATTTGGCAGTAGTGTATTTGGTTCTTCCTCACCCTTTGGTGCATCAAGTCAGGGTGCTTTTGGTGCCACGAGCTCCCCTGGATTTGGTACCACGAGCACCCCTGCTTTTGGTGCAGCTAGCACCCCTGCCTTTGGCGCCACTAGCACTCCGGCATTTGGTGCCACTAGCACTCCGGCCTTTGGTTCAACATCAACTCCAGCATTTGGCAGCACTGGTTCTGCATTTGGTGTGTCAAATTCTCCAATGTTCGGATCTGGGGGAGCATTTGGTGCTTCAAGCTCTCCTGCATTTGGTTCTCCGGGAACTCCTGCATTTGGTGCTTCAGGAACCCCTGCTTTTGGGGCTCCGGGCGCACCTGCTTTTGGGGCCTCAAGCACCCCCGCTTTTGGGGCGTCGGGAACCCCTGCTTTTGGGGCCTCGGGCACTCCCGCTTTTGGGGCCCCTGGCACTCCCGCTTTTGGAGCCTCGGGCACTCCCGCTTTTGGGGCCTCGGGCACTCCCGCTTTTGGGGCTTCAAGCACTCCCGCTTTTGGGGCTTCAAGTACCCCATCCTTCAGCTTTGGGTCCTCCCCTGCATTTGGGCAATCAGCTTCGGCATTTGGTAGTAGCCCCTTTGGAACTGCTACTGCTCCTTATGGAGCTCAGAGTTCCCCGTTTG GAACACAGGCTACAACATCAGCATTTGGGAGCAGTACCTTTGTGCAGTCTGCCGGTGGAACTCCACGCGTGGGAAGCAGGGTAGCCCCTTATACGCCAACAACTGAGACAGACAGTAGTGGTACACAGCCTGCTGGGAAGTTGGAGTCGATATCAGCCATGCCTGTCTACAAAGATAAAAGCCATGAGGAGTTGAGATGGGAAGACTATCAAGTGGGAGATAAAG GTGGACCACTCCCTGCTGGTCAACCTGCTGCTGGGGTTGGCTTTGGTGCTCTGGCTCCACAGTCCAGTCCTTTTGCTTCATCATCAACATTTGGTCAAACATCTGCAAATCCATTTTCTAGCTCGACTTCCTCCAACTTATTTGCTTCAAAACCTCCTGGTTTTGGTGGTCAAGGCTTTGGAAGCTCATCCACTCCTGCATTCGGTTCTTCACCTTTtggtccttcttcttctcccaacCCTTTTTCAACAACCTCATCTGTATTTGGGACAACAGCAACATCCGTATTTGGGTCTGGTCCATCTCCATCAGTTTTTGGATCATCAAGCTCATCGACATTTGGGTCATCCCCTTCCATCTTTGGTTCTACATCTCAGACACCATCAATATTTGGTTCTACATCTCAGGCGACAACCCCAGGGTTCGGCTCCAGCATTAATTTCGGTAACACTCAGACATCTCCCCTATTCCCGTCCATCACACCTTCACTTGGACAGACGGGGTCGGCTTTTGGACAGAGTACTACCCCTTCCTTTGGACAGAGTACTGCCCCTTCCTTTGGTCAGCAGGGTGGATTCGGTTCTAGTGGTTTTGGGGGAAGCTTTTTCGCAAGCGCTCCATCAATGATTCCTTCAAGCAGCCCAATGGGTTTTGGCCAAACAACT CCTTCTATTTCAACGCCTTTTCAACCAGCTCAGCCTGCACCGACTGCTGGTGCTTTTGGCTTCAGCAACTTTGGCCAGACACGAGCAG CTAATGCAAGTGGATTTGGTGGCACATCAAACCTTTTTGGTCAGAGTAATTTGGGACAGTT TTCTGCCACACAAGGCTCAACTGTCATGCAACCGGCACCCATTACTAATCCATTTGGAACACTTCCTGCCATGCCCCAAATGTCAATTGGTCAAGCTGGAGCTGCCCCTTCCGTTCGATATGGAATTTCAACCATGCCT GTAGTTGAAAAGCCTGCTCCTGTGAGAATATCATCCTTATTGACTTCTCGACACCTTTCACAAAGGCGGATTAGGTGGCCTGCAAGGAAATATCAGTCTAAGAATGATGGTCCAAAG GTTCCATTTttcgatgatgatgaagaaacaGCAAGCACGCCAAAGGCAGATGCTTTTCTCATTCCCAGGGAAAATCCAAGAGCGTTGGTTATTCGTCCCATAGACCAGTGGCCTTCGAGGTCTAATGCGGAGAAAGCTTCTCCCTTGAAGGATAGGTCTACCCCAGTGCATGAAAATG ACAATCCAGTTGAAGATGGCATTGTGAAGGAGCAAGTTTATCGTACAGTCAACCAGAAACCTAATGGAGTCCATGATGATCATTCTGTTCAGAAGGAGGATGCATATACGACACTTAGTGGTCACAGAGCTGGTGAGGCTGCAATTGTGTATGAACATGGGGCTGATATTGAGGCATTAATGCCAAAGCTTCGGCGTTCTGATTACTACACAGAGCCTCGGATCCAGGAATTGGCTGCCAAGGAAAGGGCTAAACCAGGGTTCTGCAGGCATGTGAAGGACTTTGCAGTTGGACGGCATGGTTATGGCAGCATCAAATTCTTGGGTGAGACAGATGTGAGGCGACTTGATCTTGAGGCCTTGATTCAGTTCAATAACCGTGAGGTGATTGTATATATGGATGAAAGCAAGAAACCGCCTGTTGGGCAAGGTCTCAATAAGCCTGCTGAGATAACCCTTCTCAACATAAAATGCTTTGAGAAAAAGACCGGGCAACAGTATATAGAAGGGCCTAAGATTGAGAAATACAAGGAGATGCTTAGGAGGAAGGCTGAGGACCAAGGTGCAGAGTTTGTGTCCTACGATGCCAAAAAAGGGGAGTGGAAGTTCCGGGTCAACCACTTCAGTACGTACAAACTTGACGATGATGGAGATGACTGGTGTACTCAAACAACCTCAGTTTGCTAA
- the LOC119980551 gene encoding nuclear pore complex protein NUP98A-like isoform X2, with protein MFGSNTPFGQSSTSPFGTQSVFGQNSGASNNPFAPKPFGSTTPFGSQTGSSIFGGTSTGVFGPTQSSSPFSSTTAFGASSSPFSTPAFGASSTPAFGSSSASFGGSSVFGQKPAFGGFGSAAQTTPFGSATQQSQPTFGSSVFGSSSPFGASSQGAFGATSSPGFGTTSTPAFGAASTPAFGATSTPAFGATSTPAFGSTSTPAFGSTGSAFGVSNSPMFGSGGAFGASSSPAFGSPGTPAFGASGTPAFGAPGAPAFGASSTPAFGASGTPAFGASGTPAFGAPGTPAFGASGTPAFGASGTPAFGASSTPAFGASSTPSFSFGSSPAFGQSASAFGSSPFGTATAPYGAQSSPFGTQATTSAFGSSTFVQSAGGTPRVGSRVAPYTPTTETDSSGTQPAGKLESISAMPVYKDKSHEELRWEDYQVGDKGGPLPAGQPAAGVGFGALAPQSSPFASSSTFGQTSANPFSSSTSSNLFASKPPGFGGQGFGSSSTPAFGSSPFGPSSSPNPFSTTSSVFGTTATSVFGSGPSPSVFGSSSSSTFGSSPSIFGSTSQTPSIFGSTSQATTPGFGSSINFGNTQTSPLFPSITPSLGQTGSAFGQSTTPSFGQSTAPSFGQQGGFGSSGFGGSFFASAPSMIPSSSPMGFGQTTPSISTPFQPAQPAPTAGAFGFSNFGQTRAANASGFGGTSNLFGQSNLGQFSATQGSTVMQPAPITNPFGTLPAMPQMSIGQAGAAPSVRYGISTMPVVEKPAPVRISSLLTSRHLSQRRIRWPARKYQSKNDGPKVPFFDDDEETASTPKADAFLIPRENPRALVIRPIDQWPSRSNAEKASPLKDRSTPVHENGKTSGEANIPADGDIEDGIVKEQVYRTVNQKPNGVHDDHSVQKEDAYTTLSGHRAGEAAIVYEHGADIEALMPKLRRSDYYTEPRIQELAAKERAKPGFCRHVKDFAVGRHGYGSIKFLGETDVRRLDLEALIQFNNREVIVYMDESKKPPVGQGLNKPAEITLLNIKCFEKKTGQQYIEGPKIEKYKEMLRRKAEDQGAEFVSYDAKKGEWKFRVNHFSTYKLDDDGDDWCTQTTSVC; from the exons ATGTTTGGTTCGAATACCC CTTTTGGGCAGTCATCTACTAGCCCATTCGGGACGCAGTCCGTCTTTGGGCAAAACAGTGGTGCGAGTAATAATCCTTTTGCTCCCAAACCTTTTGGCAGCACAACACCATTTGGTTCACAAACAGGTAGTTCCATTTTTGGGGGCACTTCAACTGGTGTGTTTGGGCCTACCCAATCTTCTTCACCCTTCTCTTCGACAACGGCATTTGGTGCTTCATCTTCTCCCTTTTCAACACCTGCTTTTGGAGCTTCTTCTACCCCGGCTTTTGGTAGTTCATCGGCATCCTTTGGTG GATCTTCTGTTTTTGGTCAGAAGCCTGCTTTTGGTGGTTTTGGCTCTGCTGCTCAAACAACTCCTTTTGGAAGCGCAACCCAGCAGTCTCAGCCTACATTTGGCAGTAGTGTATTTGGTTCTTCCTCACCCTTTGGTGCATCAAGTCAGGGTGCTTTTGGTGCCACGAGCTCCCCTGGATTTGGTACCACGAGCACCCCTGCTTTTGGTGCAGCTAGCACCCCTGCCTTTGGCGCCACTAGCACTCCGGCATTTGGTGCCACTAGCACTCCGGCCTTTGGTTCAACATCAACTCCAGCATTTGGCAGCACTGGTTCTGCATTTGGTGTGTCAAATTCTCCAATGTTCGGATCTGGGGGAGCATTTGGTGCTTCAAGCTCTCCTGCATTTGGTTCTCCGGGAACTCCTGCATTTGGTGCTTCAGGAACCCCTGCTTTTGGGGCTCCGGGCGCACCTGCTTTTGGGGCCTCAAGCACCCCCGCTTTTGGGGCGTCGGGAACCCCTGCTTTTGGGGCCTCGGGCACTCCCGCTTTTGGGGCCCCTGGCACTCCCGCTTTTGGAGCCTCGGGCACTCCCGCTTTTGGGGCCTCGGGCACTCCCGCTTTTGGGGCTTCAAGCACTCCCGCTTTTGGGGCTTCAAGTACCCCATCCTTCAGCTTTGGGTCCTCCCCTGCATTTGGGCAATCAGCTTCGGCATTTGGTAGTAGCCCCTTTGGAACTGCTACTGCTCCTTATGGAGCTCAGAGTTCCCCGTTTG GAACACAGGCTACAACATCAGCATTTGGGAGCAGTACCTTTGTGCAGTCTGCCGGTGGAACTCCACGCGTGGGAAGCAGGGTAGCCCCTTATACGCCAACAACTGAGACAGACAGTAGTGGTACACAGCCTGCTGGGAAGTTGGAGTCGATATCAGCCATGCCTGTCTACAAAGATAAAAGCCATGAGGAGTTGAGATGGGAAGACTATCAAGTGGGAGATAAAG GTGGACCACTCCCTGCTGGTCAACCTGCTGCTGGGGTTGGCTTTGGTGCTCTGGCTCCACAGTCCAGTCCTTTTGCTTCATCATCAACATTTGGTCAAACATCTGCAAATCCATTTTCTAGCTCGACTTCCTCCAACTTATTTGCTTCAAAACCTCCTGGTTTTGGTGGTCAAGGCTTTGGAAGCTCATCCACTCCTGCATTCGGTTCTTCACCTTTtggtccttcttcttctcccaacCCTTTTTCAACAACCTCATCTGTATTTGGGACAACAGCAACATCCGTATTTGGGTCTGGTCCATCTCCATCAGTTTTTGGATCATCAAGCTCATCGACATTTGGGTCATCCCCTTCCATCTTTGGTTCTACATCTCAGACACCATCAATATTTGGTTCTACATCTCAGGCGACAACCCCAGGGTTCGGCTCCAGCATTAATTTCGGTAACACTCAGACATCTCCCCTATTCCCGTCCATCACACCTTCACTTGGACAGACGGGGTCGGCTTTTGGACAGAGTACTACCCCTTCCTTTGGACAGAGTACTGCCCCTTCCTTTGGTCAGCAGGGTGGATTCGGTTCTAGTGGTTTTGGGGGAAGCTTTTTCGCAAGCGCTCCATCAATGATTCCTTCAAGCAGCCCAATGGGTTTTGGCCAAACAACT CCTTCTATTTCAACGCCTTTTCAACCAGCTCAGCCTGCACCGACTGCTGGTGCTTTTGGCTTCAGCAACTTTGGCCAGACACGAGCAG CTAATGCAAGTGGATTTGGTGGCACATCAAACCTTTTTGGTCAGAGTAATTTGGGACAGTT TTCTGCCACACAAGGCTCAACTGTCATGCAACCGGCACCCATTACTAATCCATTTGGAACACTTCCTGCCATGCCCCAAATGTCAATTGGTCAAGCTGGAGCTGCCCCTTCCGTTCGATATGGAATTTCAACCATGCCT GTAGTTGAAAAGCCTGCTCCTGTGAGAATATCATCCTTATTGACTTCTCGACACCTTTCACAAAGGCGGATTAGGTGGCCTGCAAGGAAATATCAGTCTAAGAATGATGGTCCAAAG GTTCCATTTttcgatgatgatgaagaaacaGCAAGCACGCCAAAGGCAGATGCTTTTCTCATTCCCAGGGAAAATCCAAGAGCGTTGGTTATTCGTCCCATAGACCAGTGGCCTTCGAGGTCTAATGCGGAGAAAGCTTCTCCCTTGAAGGATAGGTCTACCCCAGTGCATGAAAATG GCAAAACTTCTGGAGAGGCAAATATTCCTGCTGATGGAGACA TTGAAGATGGCATTGTGAAGGAGCAAGTTTATCGTACAGTCAACCAGAAACCTAATGGAGTCCATGATGATCATTCTGTTCAGAAGGAGGATGCATATACGACACTTAGTGGTCACAGAGCTGGTGAGGCTGCAATTGTGTATGAACATGGGGCTGATATTGAGGCATTAATGCCAAAGCTTCGGCGTTCTGATTACTACACAGAGCCTCGGATCCAGGAATTGGCTGCCAAGGAAAGGGCTAAACCAGGGTTCTGCAGGCATGTGAAGGACTTTGCAGTTGGACGGCATGGTTATGGCAGCATCAAATTCTTGGGTGAGACAGATGTGAGGCGACTTGATCTTGAGGCCTTGATTCAGTTCAATAACCGTGAGGTGATTGTATATATGGATGAAAGCAAGAAACCGCCTGTTGGGCAAGGTCTCAATAAGCCTGCTGAGATAACCCTTCTCAACATAAAATGCTTTGAGAAAAAGACCGGGCAACAGTATATAGAAGGGCCTAAGATTGAGAAATACAAGGAGATGCTTAGGAGGAAGGCTGAGGACCAAGGTGCAGAGTTTGTGTCCTACGATGCCAAAAAAGGGGAGTGGAAGTTCCGGGTCAACCACTTCAGTACGTACAAACTTGACGATGATGGAGATGACTGGTGTACTCAAACAACCTCAGTTTGCTAA
- the LOC119980551 gene encoding nuclear pore complex protein NUP98A-like isoform X1: MFGSNTPFGQSSTSPFGTQSVFGQNSGASNNPFAPKPFGSTTPFGSQTGSSIFGGTSTGVFGPTQSSSPFSSTTAFGASSSPFSTPAFGASSTPAFGSSSASFGGSSVFGQKPAFGGFGSAAQTTPFGSATQQSQPTFGSSVFGSSSPFGASSQGAFGATSSPGFGTTSTPAFGAASTPAFGATSTPAFGATSTPAFGSTSTPAFGSTGSAFGVSNSPMFGSGGAFGASSSPAFGSPGTPAFGASGTPAFGAPGAPAFGASSTPAFGASGTPAFGASGTPAFGAPGTPAFGASGTPAFGASGTPAFGASSTPAFGASSTPSFSFGSSPAFGQSASAFGSSPFGTATAPYGAQSSPFGTQATTSAFGSSTFVQSAGGTPRVGSRVAPYTPTTETDSSGTQPAGKLESISAMPVYKDKSHEELRWEDYQVGDKGGPLPAGQPAAGVGFGALAPQSSPFASSSTFGQTSANPFSSSTSSNLFASKPPGFGGQGFGSSSTPAFGSSPFGPSSSPNPFSTTSSVFGTTATSVFGSGPSPSVFGSSSSSTFGSSPSIFGSTSQTPSIFGSTSQATTPGFGSSINFGNTQTSPLFPSITPSLGQTGSAFGQSTTPSFGQSTAPSFGQQGGFGSSGFGGSFFASAPSMIPSSSPMGFGQTTPSISTPFQPAQPAPTAGAFGFSNFGQTRAANASGFGGTSNLFGQSNLGQFSATQGSTVMQPAPITNPFGTLPAMPQMSIGQAGAAPSVRYGISTMPVVEKPAPVRISSLLTSRHLSQRRIRWPARKYQSKNDGPKVPFFDDDEETASTPKADAFLIPRENPRALVIRPIDQWPSRSNAEKASPLKDRSTPVHENGKTSGEANIPADGDNNPVEDGIVKEQVYRTVNQKPNGVHDDHSVQKEDAYTTLSGHRAGEAAIVYEHGADIEALMPKLRRSDYYTEPRIQELAAKERAKPGFCRHVKDFAVGRHGYGSIKFLGETDVRRLDLEALIQFNNREVIVYMDESKKPPVGQGLNKPAEITLLNIKCFEKKTGQQYIEGPKIEKYKEMLRRKAEDQGAEFVSYDAKKGEWKFRVNHFSTYKLDDDGDDWCTQTTSVC, translated from the exons ATGTTTGGTTCGAATACCC CTTTTGGGCAGTCATCTACTAGCCCATTCGGGACGCAGTCCGTCTTTGGGCAAAACAGTGGTGCGAGTAATAATCCTTTTGCTCCCAAACCTTTTGGCAGCACAACACCATTTGGTTCACAAACAGGTAGTTCCATTTTTGGGGGCACTTCAACTGGTGTGTTTGGGCCTACCCAATCTTCTTCACCCTTCTCTTCGACAACGGCATTTGGTGCTTCATCTTCTCCCTTTTCAACACCTGCTTTTGGAGCTTCTTCTACCCCGGCTTTTGGTAGTTCATCGGCATCCTTTGGTG GATCTTCTGTTTTTGGTCAGAAGCCTGCTTTTGGTGGTTTTGGCTCTGCTGCTCAAACAACTCCTTTTGGAAGCGCAACCCAGCAGTCTCAGCCTACATTTGGCAGTAGTGTATTTGGTTCTTCCTCACCCTTTGGTGCATCAAGTCAGGGTGCTTTTGGTGCCACGAGCTCCCCTGGATTTGGTACCACGAGCACCCCTGCTTTTGGTGCAGCTAGCACCCCTGCCTTTGGCGCCACTAGCACTCCGGCATTTGGTGCCACTAGCACTCCGGCCTTTGGTTCAACATCAACTCCAGCATTTGGCAGCACTGGTTCTGCATTTGGTGTGTCAAATTCTCCAATGTTCGGATCTGGGGGAGCATTTGGTGCTTCAAGCTCTCCTGCATTTGGTTCTCCGGGAACTCCTGCATTTGGTGCTTCAGGAACCCCTGCTTTTGGGGCTCCGGGCGCACCTGCTTTTGGGGCCTCAAGCACCCCCGCTTTTGGGGCGTCGGGAACCCCTGCTTTTGGGGCCTCGGGCACTCCCGCTTTTGGGGCCCCTGGCACTCCCGCTTTTGGAGCCTCGGGCACTCCCGCTTTTGGGGCCTCGGGCACTCCCGCTTTTGGGGCTTCAAGCACTCCCGCTTTTGGGGCTTCAAGTACCCCATCCTTCAGCTTTGGGTCCTCCCCTGCATTTGGGCAATCAGCTTCGGCATTTGGTAGTAGCCCCTTTGGAACTGCTACTGCTCCTTATGGAGCTCAGAGTTCCCCGTTTG GAACACAGGCTACAACATCAGCATTTGGGAGCAGTACCTTTGTGCAGTCTGCCGGTGGAACTCCACGCGTGGGAAGCAGGGTAGCCCCTTATACGCCAACAACTGAGACAGACAGTAGTGGTACACAGCCTGCTGGGAAGTTGGAGTCGATATCAGCCATGCCTGTCTACAAAGATAAAAGCCATGAGGAGTTGAGATGGGAAGACTATCAAGTGGGAGATAAAG GTGGACCACTCCCTGCTGGTCAACCTGCTGCTGGGGTTGGCTTTGGTGCTCTGGCTCCACAGTCCAGTCCTTTTGCTTCATCATCAACATTTGGTCAAACATCTGCAAATCCATTTTCTAGCTCGACTTCCTCCAACTTATTTGCTTCAAAACCTCCTGGTTTTGGTGGTCAAGGCTTTGGAAGCTCATCCACTCCTGCATTCGGTTCTTCACCTTTtggtccttcttcttctcccaacCCTTTTTCAACAACCTCATCTGTATTTGGGACAACAGCAACATCCGTATTTGGGTCTGGTCCATCTCCATCAGTTTTTGGATCATCAAGCTCATCGACATTTGGGTCATCCCCTTCCATCTTTGGTTCTACATCTCAGACACCATCAATATTTGGTTCTACATCTCAGGCGACAACCCCAGGGTTCGGCTCCAGCATTAATTTCGGTAACACTCAGACATCTCCCCTATTCCCGTCCATCACACCTTCACTTGGACAGACGGGGTCGGCTTTTGGACAGAGTACTACCCCTTCCTTTGGACAGAGTACTGCCCCTTCCTTTGGTCAGCAGGGTGGATTCGGTTCTAGTGGTTTTGGGGGAAGCTTTTTCGCAAGCGCTCCATCAATGATTCCTTCAAGCAGCCCAATGGGTTTTGGCCAAACAACT CCTTCTATTTCAACGCCTTTTCAACCAGCTCAGCCTGCACCGACTGCTGGTGCTTTTGGCTTCAGCAACTTTGGCCAGACACGAGCAG CTAATGCAAGTGGATTTGGTGGCACATCAAACCTTTTTGGTCAGAGTAATTTGGGACAGTT TTCTGCCACACAAGGCTCAACTGTCATGCAACCGGCACCCATTACTAATCCATTTGGAACACTTCCTGCCATGCCCCAAATGTCAATTGGTCAAGCTGGAGCTGCCCCTTCCGTTCGATATGGAATTTCAACCATGCCT GTAGTTGAAAAGCCTGCTCCTGTGAGAATATCATCCTTATTGACTTCTCGACACCTTTCACAAAGGCGGATTAGGTGGCCTGCAAGGAAATATCAGTCTAAGAATGATGGTCCAAAG GTTCCATTTttcgatgatgatgaagaaacaGCAAGCACGCCAAAGGCAGATGCTTTTCTCATTCCCAGGGAAAATCCAAGAGCGTTGGTTATTCGTCCCATAGACCAGTGGCCTTCGAGGTCTAATGCGGAGAAAGCTTCTCCCTTGAAGGATAGGTCTACCCCAGTGCATGAAAATG GCAAAACTTCTGGAGAGGCAAATATTCCTGCTGATGGAGACA ACAATCCAGTTGAAGATGGCATTGTGAAGGAGCAAGTTTATCGTACAGTCAACCAGAAACCTAATGGAGTCCATGATGATCATTCTGTTCAGAAGGAGGATGCATATACGACACTTAGTGGTCACAGAGCTGGTGAGGCTGCAATTGTGTATGAACATGGGGCTGATATTGAGGCATTAATGCCAAAGCTTCGGCGTTCTGATTACTACACAGAGCCTCGGATCCAGGAATTGGCTGCCAAGGAAAGGGCTAAACCAGGGTTCTGCAGGCATGTGAAGGACTTTGCAGTTGGACGGCATGGTTATGGCAGCATCAAATTCTTGGGTGAGACAGATGTGAGGCGACTTGATCTTGAGGCCTTGATTCAGTTCAATAACCGTGAGGTGATTGTATATATGGATGAAAGCAAGAAACCGCCTGTTGGGCAAGGTCTCAATAAGCCTGCTGAGATAACCCTTCTCAACATAAAATGCTTTGAGAAAAAGACCGGGCAACAGTATATAGAAGGGCCTAAGATTGAGAAATACAAGGAGATGCTTAGGAGGAAGGCTGAGGACCAAGGTGCAGAGTTTGTGTCCTACGATGCCAAAAAAGGGGAGTGGAAGTTCCGGGTCAACCACTTCAGTACGTACAAACTTGACGATGATGGAGATGACTGGTGTACTCAAACAACCTCAGTTTGCTAA